In Streptomyces seoulensis, the following are encoded in one genomic region:
- a CDS encoding bile acid:sodium symporter family protein, producing the protein MPIDPYIALLLGTVGLAALLPARGVAADVASGASTAAIAFLFFLYGARLSTREAMDGLRHWRLHLTVLACTFVVFPLLGLAARGLVPVLLTQPLYQGLLFLTLVPSTIQSSIAFTSIARGNVPAAICAGSFSSLVGIVVTPLLASVLLGNSGGGFSADSLLRIVLQLLVPFLAGQLLRRWIGGFVARHKKVLGLVDRGSILLVVYTAFSEGMAQGIWHQVSVPRLGALLLVEAVLLAVMLALTWYGARALGFGRGDRIAIQFAGSKKSLASGLPMAGVLFGAHASLAVLPLMLFHQMQLMVCAVIAKRRAHDPEESPAAQAQVPRPRVRPDGDGAP; encoded by the coding sequence CTGCCCATCGACCCGTACATCGCGCTGCTCCTCGGCACGGTGGGCCTGGCCGCGCTGCTGCCCGCGCGGGGTGTCGCCGCCGACGTGGCCTCCGGTGCCTCGACGGCCGCCATCGCGTTCCTGTTCTTCCTCTACGGCGCCCGCCTCTCCACCCGCGAGGCGATGGACGGACTGCGCCACTGGCGGCTCCATCTCACCGTCCTGGCCTGCACCTTCGTCGTCTTCCCGCTACTCGGGCTGGCGGCGCGCGGACTGGTACCGGTACTGCTGACCCAGCCGCTGTACCAGGGTCTGCTGTTCCTCACCCTGGTGCCGTCGACCATCCAGTCCTCCATCGCCTTCACCTCCATCGCGCGCGGCAACGTCCCCGCCGCCATCTGCGCCGGCTCCTTCTCCTCCCTCGTCGGCATCGTGGTCACCCCGCTGCTCGCCTCCGTGCTGCTGGGCAACTCCGGCGGCGGCTTCTCCGCCGACTCGCTGCTGAGGATCGTGCTGCAACTGCTGGTGCCGTTCCTCGCCGGACAGCTCCTGCGGCGCTGGATCGGCGGCTTCGTCGCCCGGCACAAGAAGGTGCTCGGACTGGTCGACCGTGGCTCGATCCTGCTGGTCGTCTACACCGCGTTCAGCGAGGGCATGGCCCAGGGCATCTGGCACCAGGTGAGCGTCCCGAGGCTCGGCGCGCTGCTCCTGGTGGAGGCGGTCCTGCTCGCGGTGATGCTGGCGCTGACCTGGTACGGGGCGCGGGCGCTCGGGTTCGGCCGGGGCGACCGCATCGCCATCCAGTTCGCCGGGTCGAAGAAGTCCCTCGCCTCCGGACTCCCCATGGCCGGCGTCCTGTTCGGCGCCCACGCCTCCCTCGCCGTACTGCCGCTGATGCTCTTCCACCAGATGCAGCTCATGGTCTGCGCGGTCATCGCCAAGCGCCGCGCCCACGACCCCGAGGAATCCCCGGCCGCACAGGCCCAGGTACCCCGCCCGCGCGTGCGGCCGGACGGCGACGGCGCCCCGTAG
- a CDS encoding glycoside hydrolase family 75 protein: MRLRPLGLATAAGTVLLCATALAAAQGDTPRRAREGTIPAADLLAKVRTCDRVSAGLYRTDAESPATVPVCGLEGAVFWQADLDVDCDGQRTANCNEDRDPWYQDDTAYHQSDGRPLRADTLPYVVVPGNSALWDPAAAGIAGGAVVAVIHGDRVEYAVVGDTGPKEIIGEASYATAEALGIDPDPATGGAESGVTYILFKEARVSPVESHDAAVALGDRLARQLLAAN, translated from the coding sequence GTGCGTCTTCGTCCCCTGGGTCTCGCCACCGCCGCCGGGACCGTCCTGCTCTGCGCCACGGCCCTGGCCGCCGCGCAGGGTGACACGCCGAGGCGGGCCCGGGAGGGCACGATCCCCGCGGCCGACCTGCTGGCCAAGGTACGGACCTGCGACCGGGTCTCCGCAGGTCTGTACCGCACCGACGCCGAGAGCCCCGCGACCGTCCCGGTGTGCGGGCTGGAGGGCGCGGTGTTCTGGCAGGCGGACCTGGACGTGGACTGCGACGGGCAGCGCACCGCGAACTGCAACGAGGACCGCGACCCCTGGTACCAGGACGACACCGCCTACCACCAGTCCGACGGCAGGCCGCTGCGCGCCGACACGCTACCGTACGTGGTGGTGCCCGGCAACAGCGCCCTGTGGGACCCCGCGGCGGCCGGCATCGCGGGCGGCGCAGTGGTCGCCGTCATCCACGGCGACCGGGTGGAGTACGCCGTCGTCGGGGACACCGGCCCGAAGGAGATCATCGGCGAGGCGTCGTACGCGACCGCCGAGGCGCTCGGCATCGACCCGGACCCGGCGACCGGGGGCGCCGAGTCCGGGGTGACGTACATCCTGTTCAAGGAGGCGCGGGTGTCCCCGGTCGAGAGCCATGACGCGGCGGTCGCGCTCGGGGACCGGCTGGCCCGGCAACTCCTCGCGGCGAACTGA
- a CDS encoding helix-turn-helix domain-containing protein, whose translation MSERRAAPTVGQVVLGRRLQELRESAGLSRDEAARVLRVASATVRRMETAEVALKIPYVQALLAAYGVGEEEAAAFVRLAEEANQPDWWQRFHDVLPDWFSLYVSLEGAARLIRSYEPHFIPGLLQTEAYARAVLEAGPIGQHGAETVERHVALRLERQRLLEREDAPHLWFVMDETVLRRPVSTRSEVMRDQLDRLLEYADRDGITIQLAEFAAGPHPGAYAPFTLFRFAERELPDMVFTEYLTGALYLDSREEVAAHLEVLDHMTALAASAQRTQKLLREFRESL comes from the coding sequence GTGAGTGAGCGGCGGGCCGCTCCCACGGTGGGGCAGGTGGTGCTCGGGCGGCGGTTGCAGGAGCTGCGGGAGTCGGCCGGGCTGAGCCGGGACGAGGCGGCGCGGGTGCTGCGGGTGGCCTCGGCGACCGTGCGGCGGATGGAGACGGCCGAGGTCGCGCTGAAGATCCCGTACGTGCAGGCGCTGCTGGCCGCGTACGGGGTGGGCGAGGAGGAGGCCGCCGCGTTCGTGCGGCTGGCCGAGGAGGCCAACCAGCCGGACTGGTGGCAGCGCTTCCACGACGTGCTGCCGGACTGGTTCAGCCTGTACGTCAGCCTGGAGGGCGCCGCCCGCCTGATCCGGTCCTACGAGCCCCACTTCATCCCCGGCCTGCTCCAGACCGAGGCGTACGCGCGGGCGGTGCTGGAGGCCGGGCCCATAGGGCAGCACGGCGCGGAGACGGTGGAGCGGCATGTGGCGCTGCGCCTGGAGCGGCAGCGGCTGCTGGAGCGGGAGGACGCCCCGCACCTGTGGTTCGTGATGGACGAGACGGTGCTGCGCCGCCCGGTGAGCACGCGGTCCGAGGTGATGCGCGACCAGCTGGACCGGCTGCTGGAGTACGCCGACCGGGACGGCATCACCATCCAGCTCGCGGAGTTCGCGGCCGGCCCGCACCCGGGGGCGTACGCCCCCTTCACCCTGTTCCGGTTCGCCGAACGGGAGCTGCCGGACATGGTGTTCACCGAGTATCTGACCGGCGCGCTCTACCTCGACTCGCGCGAGGAGGTGGCCGCGCACCTGGAGGTGCTGGACCACATGACGGCGCTGGCCGCCTCCGCGCAGCGCACCCAGAAGCTGCTGCGGGAGTTCCGCGAGAGCCTGTGA
- a CDS encoding class I SAM-dependent methyltransferase encodes MLDYDKEAESYDQLRGGEPRARAAADAVLGLVPEGGGRLLDNGCGTGIVTRQLIEARPGLRVTGVDLTSAMAGRAAVRVPGAVVRGDSRRLPFPDGVFDVVTSVWLLHLMDDPADLRAVLGECARVLRPGGTYVTTVDKARAHDVGSDIDAVLGPRPRRPASDDPAKVDAYAAGAGLVRTGQARFTGVGQGRSPRRTIKDLRRGWFTLLPPGEPRTEEFAARLARLPDQDRPRADPVFTLHAYRRSG; translated from the coding sequence GTGCTCGACTACGACAAGGAAGCCGAGTCCTATGACCAACTTCGTGGCGGGGAGCCCCGTGCTCGGGCCGCTGCCGATGCCGTGCTCGGGCTGGTTCCGGAGGGTGGGGGGCGGCTGCTGGACAACGGGTGCGGTACCGGGATCGTCACGCGGCAACTGATCGAGGCGCGGCCGGGGTTGCGGGTGACGGGGGTCGATCTCACGTCGGCGATGGCGGGGAGGGCGGCTGTTCGGGTGCCCGGTGCCGTGGTGCGGGGGGACAGCCGGCGACTGCCCTTTCCGGACGGGGTGTTCGACGTCGTCACCAGTGTGTGGCTGCTGCATCTGATGGACGATCCCGCCGATCTGCGGGCCGTGCTCGGGGAGTGCGCGCGGGTGTTGCGGCCTGGCGGGACCTATGTGACAACCGTCGACAAGGCGAGGGCGCACGACGTGGGCAGTGACATCGACGCCGTGCTCGGGCCGCGCCCCCGGCGGCCCGCCTCCGACGACCCGGCCAAGGTGGACGCGTACGCCGCCGGGGCCGGGCTGGTCAGGACCGGGCAGGCGCGGTTCACCGGGGTCGGGCAGGGGCGCAGCCCGCGCCGGACGATCAAGGACCTCCGGCGCGGGTGGTTCACCCTGCTGCCGCCCGGCGAGCCGCGTACCGAGGAGTTCGCCGCGCGGCTGGCCCGCCTGCCCGACCAGGACCGTCCCCGCGCGGACCCCGTCTTCACCCTGCACGCGTACCGGCGGTCCGGGTAG
- a CDS encoding class I SAM-dependent methyltransferase, producing MAHDHHKPAGHGHGHGHGHQTDIDWAEMGPVLESQAELLAPAYREAMAWLAEETPEPGLIVDAGSGPGVVACLFAEEFPGARVTAVDGSGPLLERARARAARLGVDGRFSTVTGELPEALDELEFPADLLWASRSLHHLGDQRAALAAFVERLAPGGTLALLEGGLPARYLPRDIGIGRPGLQSRLNAAEEEWFSRMRAELPGAVAEPEDWPALLTSAGLKPTRTRTFLLDLPAPADEAARDYAAAYFTRLRDGLGDVLDADDRATVDRLLDRADPESLYQRADLFVLDAYTVYTAVRPR from the coding sequence ATGGCGCACGACCACCACAAACCCGCCGGGCACGGGCACGGACACGGGCACGGGCATCAGACCGACATCGACTGGGCCGAGATGGGCCCGGTACTGGAGTCCCAGGCGGAGCTGCTCGCGCCCGCCTACCGCGAGGCGATGGCCTGGCTCGCCGAGGAGACCCCCGAGCCGGGCCTGATCGTGGACGCGGGCAGCGGCCCCGGCGTCGTCGCCTGCCTGTTCGCCGAGGAGTTCCCCGGCGCCCGGGTCACCGCCGTCGACGGCAGTGGACCCCTGCTGGAGCGCGCCCGCGCCCGCGCCGCCCGCCTCGGCGTGGACGGCCGCTTCTCCACCGTCACCGGTGAACTCCCGGAAGCACTGGACGAGTTGGAGTTCCCGGCCGACCTGCTGTGGGCCAGCCGCAGCCTGCACCACCTCGGGGACCAGCGGGCCGCGCTCGCCGCGTTCGTGGAGCGGCTCGCCCCCGGCGGCACCCTCGCCCTCCTGGAGGGCGGTCTCCCCGCCCGCTACCTGCCCCGCGACATCGGCATCGGCCGCCCCGGACTCCAGTCCCGGCTCAACGCGGCCGAGGAGGAGTGGTTCAGCCGGATGCGCGCCGAACTGCCCGGCGCCGTCGCCGAGCCCGAGGACTGGCCCGCCCTGCTCACCTCGGCCGGCCTGAAGCCCACCCGCACCCGTACCTTCCTGCTGGACCTGCCCGCCCCCGCCGACGAGGCCGCCCGCGACTACGCCGCCGCCTACTTCACCCGGCTGCGCGACGGCCTCGGCGACGTCCTGGACGCCGACGACCGGGCCACCGTGGACCGCCTCCTCGACCGCGCCGACCCGGAGAGCCTGTACCAGCGGGCCGACCTGTTCGTGCTGGACGCGTACACCGTCTACACGGCCGTACGCCCCCGCTGA
- a CDS encoding MFS transporter small subunit → MPSESSPPDRRPLIALSWLWVGAPLAYGLYELVRKATQLFTG, encoded by the coding sequence ATGCCCAGCGAGAGCAGCCCGCCTGACCGGCGCCCCCTGATCGCCCTCTCCTGGCTCTGGGTGGGCGCGCCGCTCGCCTACGGGCTGTACGAACTGGTGCGGAAGGCGACGCAGCTGTTCACCGGGTGA
- a CDS encoding AMP-dependent synthetase/ligase has product MREFTNPATERESEPPVGGLADTVFDNARTDPLHIALGRKDDQGKWRDVTAAEFRDEVVALAKGLLAQGVRFGDRVAIMSRTRYEWTLFDFALWTIGAQVVPIYPTSSAEQCFWMLHDAEVTSAVVEHEDHAMTIATVIGRLPRLRQLWQLDANCVRELYDAGAHLDDDVVHRHRAAVTPESTATVIYTSGTTGRPKGCVLSHGNFMFEADAVIRRWESVFHSKKGDEASTLLFLPLAHVFGRMVEVAALRGRVRFGHQPQLHAAALLPDLAAFRPTFILAVPYIFEKVFNSARRKAEKDGKATPFEKAVDVAVKYADALEAKAWGIGPGPSAGLRMQHQLFDKLVYSKVRAAMGGRIRNAMSGGSAMDRRLGLFFAGAGVQIYEGYGLTESTAAATANPPERTRYGTVGQAVPGVSVHVADDGEVWLHGGNVFQGYLNNPKATDETLHDGWLATGDLGSLDEDGYLTITGRKKEILVTSGGKSVSPGVLEERVRDHPLVNQCIVVGNDRPYIAALVTLDQEAVDHWLQMRGKPRPAPAELVHDADLETEVRRAVVAANTLVSQAESIRTFRILAQPFTEEHGLLTPSLKLKRKAIEKAYEHEVEALYRS; this is encoded by the coding sequence TTGCGCGAGTTCACCAACCCTGCGACGGAGAGGGAGTCGGAGCCGCCGGTGGGCGGTCTGGCCGACACCGTCTTCGACAACGCGCGCACCGACCCGCTGCACATCGCCCTCGGCCGCAAGGACGATCAGGGCAAGTGGCGGGACGTGACCGCCGCCGAGTTCCGTGACGAGGTCGTCGCCCTCGCCAAGGGCCTGCTCGCCCAGGGCGTCCGCTTCGGCGACCGGGTCGCCATCATGTCCCGCACCCGTTACGAGTGGACCCTCTTCGACTTCGCGCTGTGGACGATCGGCGCCCAGGTGGTGCCGATCTACCCGACCTCCTCCGCCGAGCAGTGCTTCTGGATGCTGCACGACGCCGAGGTCACCTCCGCCGTGGTGGAGCACGAGGACCACGCGATGACGATCGCCACGGTCATCGGCCGCCTCCCCCGCCTGCGCCAGCTCTGGCAGCTCGACGCGAACTGCGTACGGGAGCTGTACGACGCCGGGGCGCACCTGGACGACGATGTGGTGCACCGGCACCGCGCGGCGGTCACCCCGGAGTCCACCGCCACCGTCATCTACACCTCGGGCACCACCGGCCGCCCCAAGGGCTGCGTCCTCTCGCACGGCAACTTCATGTTCGAGGCGGACGCGGTGATCCGCCGCTGGGAGTCGGTGTTCCACTCAAAAAAGGGCGACGAGGCGTCCACCCTGCTCTTCCTGCCGCTGGCGCACGTCTTCGGCCGCATGGTGGAGGTCGCCGCGCTCCGGGGCCGGGTCCGCTTCGGCCACCAGCCCCAGCTGCACGCGGCCGCCCTGCTGCCGGACCTCGCCGCGTTCCGGCCGACGTTCATCCTGGCGGTGCCGTACATCTTCGAGAAGGTGTTCAACTCGGCCCGGCGCAAGGCGGAGAAGGACGGCAAGGCGACGCCCTTCGAGAAGGCGGTCGACGTGGCCGTGAAGTACGCCGACGCCCTGGAGGCCAAGGCGTGGGGCATCGGCCCCGGTCCCTCGGCGGGCCTGAGGATGCAGCACCAGCTCTTCGACAAGCTGGTGTACTCCAAGGTCCGCGCGGCGATGGGCGGCCGTATCCGCAACGCGATGTCGGGCGGCTCGGCGATGGACCGCCGCCTCGGCCTGTTCTTCGCGGGCGCCGGCGTCCAGATCTACGAGGGCTACGGCCTGACCGAGTCGACGGCCGCCGCCACCGCCAACCCGCCCGAGCGCACCCGCTACGGCACCGTCGGCCAGGCCGTCCCCGGGGTGAGCGTGCACGTCGCCGACGACGGCGAGGTCTGGCTGCACGGCGGGAACGTCTTCCAGGGCTACCTCAACAACCCCAAGGCGACCGACGAGACCCTGCACGACGGCTGGCTCGCCACCGGTGACCTGGGCTCGCTGGACGAGGACGGCTATCTGACCATCACCGGCCGCAAGAAGGAGATCCTGGTGACCTCCGGCGGCAAGAGCGTCTCCCCCGGCGTGCTGGAGGAGCGGGTGCGGGATCATCCGCTGGTCAACCAGTGCATCGTCGTCGGCAACGACCGCCCGTACATCGCGGCGCTGGTCACCCTGGACCAGGAGGCGGTCGACCACTGGCTCCAGATGCGCGGCAAGCCCCGCCCGGCCCCGGCCGAGCTGGTGCACGACGCCGATCTGGAGACCGAGGTGCGCCGGGCGGTGGTCGCGGCGAACACTCTGGTCTCGCAGGCTGAGTCGATCCGTACGTTCCGCATCCTGGCCCAGCCGTTCACCGAGGAGCACGGGCTGCTGACGCCGTCGCTGAAGCTGAAGCGCAAGGCGATCGAGAAGGCGTACGAGCACGAGGTGGAAGCCCTCTACCGGTCCTGA
- a CDS encoding isochorismatase family protein has protein sequence MTAAPVLDPRRTALVLVDLMDRLVALPLEPRKGTEVLTACEELAARCRAGGALVVLVRVERPAVAEQPPGSGLVAGLLHEGDREVVKRTIGAFQGTGLDELLRDQGVDTLVLGGIATNLGVESTARAAADLGYELVFVEDAMAAFTAAEHDASVRLDFPRLGTVTMVGRLDFAAVRD, from the coding sequence ATGACCGCAGCCCCCGTACTCGACCCCCGGCGCACCGCCCTGGTCCTCGTCGACCTCATGGACCGTCTCGTCGCGCTGCCGCTTGAACCCCGCAAGGGCACCGAAGTGCTCACCGCCTGCGAGGAGTTGGCGGCGCGGTGCCGCGCCGGGGGAGCGCTCGTCGTACTCGTCCGGGTCGAACGGCCCGCCGTCGCCGAACAGCCGCCCGGCAGCGGTCTCGTGGCCGGACTGCTCCACGAGGGCGACCGGGAGGTGGTCAAGCGGACCATCGGGGCGTTCCAGGGCACCGGGCTGGACGAGCTGCTGCGGGACCAGGGCGTCGACACCCTCGTCCTCGGCGGCATCGCCACCAACCTGGGGGTCGAGTCCACCGCCCGCGCCGCCGCCGACCTGGGCTACGAACTGGTCTTCGTGGAGGACGCCATGGCCGCGTTCACGGCCGCCGAGCACGACGCGTCGGTACGGCTGGACTTCCCCCGCCTGGGCACGGTCACCATGGTCGGACGGCTGGACTTCGCGGCCGTACGGGACTGA
- a CDS encoding aldo/keto reductase, whose protein sequence is MSSKVPPIILNNGVEMPQLGFGVWQVPDDEAERAVATALETGYRSIDTAAIYGNEEGTGKAIAASGLPREDLFVTTKLWNSDQGYDSTLRAFDTSLAKLGLDYLDLYLIHWPLPARDNYLDTYKAFEKLYSDGRIRAIGVSNFLPEHLQRLIAETSVVPAVDQIELHPQLQQRAAREFNAEHGIATEAWSPLGQGKGLLEVPAIVAIAQKHGRTPAQVVLRWHIQLGNIVIPKSVTPSRIKENIEVFDFSLDDEDLAAISALDENKRLGPDPATFDMV, encoded by the coding sequence GTGAGCAGCAAGGTCCCCCCGATCATCCTCAACAACGGTGTCGAGATGCCCCAGCTCGGCTTCGGCGTCTGGCAGGTCCCGGACGACGAGGCGGAGCGCGCGGTCGCCACGGCGCTGGAGACCGGGTACCGCAGCATCGACACCGCGGCGATCTACGGCAACGAAGAGGGCACCGGCAAGGCCATCGCGGCCTCCGGCCTGCCCCGCGAGGACCTCTTCGTCACCACCAAGCTCTGGAACAGCGACCAGGGGTACGACTCCACCCTGCGTGCCTTCGACACGTCGCTGGCGAAGCTCGGTCTCGACTACCTCGACCTCTATCTGATCCACTGGCCGCTGCCCGCGCGGGACAACTACCTCGACACCTACAAGGCGTTCGAGAAGCTGTACTCCGACGGCCGCATCCGCGCGATCGGAGTGTCCAACTTCCTGCCCGAGCACCTTCAGCGGCTGATCGCGGAGACGTCCGTCGTCCCGGCGGTCGACCAGATCGAGCTGCACCCGCAGCTCCAGCAGCGCGCGGCGCGGGAGTTCAACGCCGAGCACGGCATCGCGACCGAGGCGTGGTCGCCGCTCGGCCAGGGCAAGGGCCTGCTGGAGGTCCCGGCGATCGTCGCCATCGCCCAGAAGCACGGGCGTACGCCCGCGCAGGTCGTGCTCCGCTGGCACATCCAGCTGGGCAACATCGTCATCCCGAAGTCCGTGACGCCGTCGCGGATCAAGGAGAACATCGAGGTGTTCGACTTCAGCCTGGACGACGAGGACCTCGCCGCCATCAGCGCGCTGGACGAGAACAAGCGGCTGGGTCCCGACCCGGCCACGTTCGACATGGTCTGA
- a CDS encoding LysR substrate-binding domain-containing protein has translation MYDPTHLRTFLAVAQTLSFTQAARRLGLRQSTVSQHVRRLEEAAGRQLFARDTHSVELTGDGEAMLGFARRLLEVQEQASAYFSGPRVRGRLRFGASEDFVLTRLPEILEGFRYDHPEVDLELTVELSGTLHERLAEGKLDLVLAKRRPEDPRGRLVWRDDLVWIGTDRLRLDPDRPVPLIVYPPPGITRARALETLDAHSRPYRVVCTSASLNGLIAAARAGLGVMAHSRHLIPPGLTRIPDRAGLPDLGKVDFTLTHARARGTTEGAANALAAAILAGGERLRRRSG, from the coding sequence ATGTACGACCCCACGCACCTGCGGACGTTCCTCGCGGTGGCGCAGACGCTCAGCTTCACGCAGGCCGCGCGGCGGCTGGGGCTGCGGCAGTCGACGGTGAGCCAGCACGTGCGCCGGCTGGAGGAGGCGGCGGGCCGCCAGCTGTTCGCGCGTGACACCCACTCGGTGGAACTGACCGGCGACGGCGAGGCGATGCTCGGGTTCGCGCGGCGGCTGCTGGAGGTGCAGGAGCAGGCGTCGGCGTACTTCTCCGGCCCGCGCGTACGGGGCCGGCTGCGGTTCGGCGCCTCGGAGGACTTCGTGCTGACCCGGCTCCCGGAGATCCTGGAGGGCTTCCGGTACGACCATCCCGAGGTCGACCTCGAACTCACGGTGGAGCTGTCCGGCACGCTGCACGAGCGCCTGGCCGAGGGCAAGCTCGACCTGGTCCTCGCCAAGCGCCGCCCCGAGGACCCACGCGGCCGCCTGGTCTGGCGGGACGACCTCGTCTGGATCGGCACGGACCGCCTGCGCCTCGACCCGGACCGCCCCGTCCCCCTGATCGTCTATCCCCCACCCGGCATCACCCGCGCCCGCGCCCTGGAGACCCTGGACGCCCACTCCCGCCCCTACCGCGTCGTCTGCACCAGCGCCAGCCTCAACGGCCTCATCGCCGCCGCCCGAGCGGGCCTCGGCGTCATGGCCCACTCCCGCCACCTCATCCCCCCGGGCCTGACCCGTATCCCCGACCGCGCCGGCCTCCCCGACCTCGGCAAGGTCGACTTCACCCTGACCCACGCCCGCGCGAGGGGCACGACGGAGGGCGCGGCGAACGCACTCGCGGCGGCGATCCTGGCGGGCGGGGAGCGGCTGCGGCGGCGGAGCGGCTGA
- a CDS encoding OFA family MFS transporter, with amino-acid sequence MSSPPVAPPGWSRWLVPPAALSVHLSIGQAYAWSVFKPPLESALHLDGTQSALPFQLAIVMLGLSAAFGGTLVERNGPRWAMTVALVCFSSGFLISALGAQTQQYWLIVLGYGFVGGIGLGIGYISPVSTLMKWFPDRPGMATGIAIMGFGGGALIASPWSAQMLESFGTGHSGIALAFLVHGLAYAVFMTLGVLLVRVPRPDGRTKSGTDAAVGVQVSARSALRTPQFWFLWVVLCTNVTAGIGILEKAAPMITDFFADSSTPVSVSAAAGFVALLSAANMAGRIGWSSTSDLIGRKNIYRVYLGVGALMYLVLALFGDTSKPLFVLCALVVLSFYGGGFATVPAYLKDLFGTYQVGAIHGRLLTAWSTAGVLGPLIVNWIADRQEGAGKHGPALYGLSFSIMIGLLLVGFVANELIRPVHPRHHVPAPKEAPDAQREQPA; translated from the coding sequence ATGAGCAGCCCCCCTGTCGCGCCCCCGGGCTGGAGCCGCTGGCTCGTACCGCCCGCCGCGCTCTCCGTCCACCTCTCCATCGGCCAGGCGTACGCCTGGAGCGTGTTCAAGCCACCCCTGGAATCCGCGCTGCACCTCGACGGCACCCAGAGCGCGCTGCCGTTCCAGCTGGCGATCGTGATGCTCGGTCTTTCCGCCGCGTTCGGCGGCACCCTGGTCGAGCGCAACGGCCCGCGCTGGGCGATGACCGTGGCCCTGGTCTGCTTCTCCTCCGGGTTCCTGATCTCCGCGCTCGGCGCCCAGACCCAGCAGTACTGGCTGATCGTCCTCGGGTACGGGTTCGTCGGCGGCATCGGCCTGGGCATCGGCTACATCTCGCCCGTCTCCACCCTGATGAAGTGGTTCCCGGACCGGCCCGGCATGGCCACCGGCATCGCCATCATGGGCTTCGGCGGCGGCGCCCTGATCGCCTCGCCGTGGTCGGCCCAGATGCTGGAGTCCTTCGGCACCGGCCACTCCGGGATCGCGCTGGCGTTCCTGGTGCACGGGCTCGCGTACGCCGTGTTCATGACCCTCGGCGTGCTGCTGGTCCGGGTGCCCCGGCCGGACGGGCGCACCAAGAGCGGCACGGACGCGGCCGTGGGCGTCCAGGTCTCGGCCCGCAGCGCGCTGCGCACCCCGCAGTTCTGGTTCCTGTGGGTCGTGCTGTGCACCAACGTCACGGCCGGGATCGGCATCCTGGAGAAGGCCGCGCCGATGATCACGGACTTCTTCGCGGACAGCTCCACCCCGGTCTCCGTCTCGGCGGCGGCTGGCTTCGTCGCCCTGCTGTCGGCGGCCAACATGGCGGGCCGGATCGGCTGGTCCTCCACCTCCGACCTCATCGGCCGCAAGAACATCTACCGGGTCTACCTGGGCGTCGGCGCGCTGATGTACCTGGTCCTCGCCCTTTTCGGGGACACCTCCAAGCCGCTGTTCGTGCTGTGCGCGCTGGTCGTCCTCTCCTTCTACGGCGGCGGCTTCGCCACGGTCCCCGCGTATCTGAAGGACCTCTTCGGCACGTATCAGGTCGGCGCCATCCACGGCCGGCTGCTCACCGCCTGGTCCACCGCGGGCGTACTCGGCCCGCTGATCGTCAACTGGATCGCCGACCGGCAGGAGGGCGCGGGCAAGCACGGACCCGCGCTGTACGGACTCTCCTTCTCGATCATGATCGGCCTGCTCCTCGTCGGTTTCGTCGCCAACGAGCTGATCCGCCCCGTCCACCCCCGTCACCACGTCCCCGCCCCGAAGGAGGCCCCCGATGCCCAGCGAGAGCAGCCCGCCTGA